The genomic region AGCTACGGGTGGCCGAACTGGGCGGGCTGGTGATGGAAGAAACCTTCACCGCCAATGGCGTCGACCTGCAACTGGCCCTCGGCGAAGCGCATATCGACACCTTGCAAACTCAGCTCGCCGACCTGAGCCGCGGGCGCATTCTGCTAGAGCGCTGAAACTGCCCACATCTGCTGTGCACCTGCCTGTGGATAACCTGAGCACACTCGCCTGTAACCCTTCTGTCACAAGCCTTTCAGGCGGTTGTTCAGTTTTTGCTCAGCCCGCCACACTAAAGTATTAATCCGGCTCAAAAACAGTCAGTTAGGCGGGTTATGTCCTTTAGAACAAAGGGCCGCAGCGCTTATATCCACCGAACACGCTTGCGCACAATTACTGTGGAGCAACCTGTGGATAACCCGTGCAAGAGTGAGCCGGCGGCAGAGCCCGCAACGCCCCGGCGTAACTGAGCATTTTTTGATCAACTTGCCGGACGGCGCACCGGCATCAACTGCGCTACCGCCCACAGCACTTCAAACACCACGACAATCACCAGCACTAAACTTGCGCCGTGGGCCAGCGCGTAAATCTGCCAAGTGGCAAATAACACCCGGCCGGCCGCGTCATAGCGGCCAAATATCGCTTGGGGATCGCGGATTCGCAGCACTGACCACACGCACACAATCGAGCCCATCAGGTTGGCCATCAACATATGCACTGGCGCGAACGGTGGCAGTTCGCCGGGCAGATTCAACGCCACCAAGGCGTTGTGCAGCAGAACAAAGGTCCAGGGGGTGACCAGCGCCGCGGTGACGATCAAGTCGTACCAGCCGCTGGCCCGAACCAGTTGACGGTATTGGTGTGCAGTCCACATAGCAGCAAGCTCCTTCAATTCAAGAAGCCAGCACGCTAAAGCCTGGAGTATGCTCCAGGGTCAAGCCCCTTCGAGCCCTCTGCATGCGTATCGGCGAATTAGCCCAGGCCAGCCAGGTCAGCCGCGACACCCTGCGCTTCTACGAACAACGCGGATTGATTGCCGCGCAACGCAGTGCCAACGGTTACCGTGACTATCCCGCCGACATGGTGCAGTTGGTGCTTTACATCAAGACCGCCCAGCGCCTGGGCTTCAGCCTGGGTGAAATCGGCAACAGCGTCGGCGCACTATGGCAAGCTCCAGACCCCGACAGCGCCGTGACCCAACTGCTGCAAGACAAGCTTAACCTGATCGAAACCCGCATCGCCGAACTCGACCAACTGCGCCAGGAGTTGCAGCAAAGGCTCGGCCAGCGTTGTCCACTGAACCCGTGAACCTCCA from Pseudomonas yamanorum harbors:
- a CDS encoding MerR family transcriptional regulator produces the protein MRIGELAQASQVSRDTLRFYEQRGLIAAQRSANGYRDYPADMVQLVLYIKTAQRLGFSLGEIGNSVGALWQAPDPDSAVTQLLQDKLNLIETRIAELDQLRQELQQRLGQRCPLNP